A genomic region of Metopolophium dirhodum isolate CAU chromosome 1, ASM1992520v1, whole genome shotgun sequence contains the following coding sequences:
- the LOC132932994 gene encoding uncharacterized protein LOC132932994, with translation MEFQMNRESEVLRNQKEFQRFRKKLFEVHLKPGKVIAKKFENYIDENEYEMPSSDDIRPPHADGTAALSALETNEATADADDVTTTVDVTTAKDLELAKDGDKESQHGVESTAWMAGILDDSAAAIADYHRESFKETPIAGYDDDDDDDDDDDYGDAHDDHADVNENAHEEMKLECESVTDYERAGTSLREMPSLDYSLDSKDPFAVSRLIGTSELTVYEAFGAACVLGIWVDRIGLMDAMDGTGTLRDLDRHPPSTATDDEEPDTTSDRGKVTKLLAFVRDTLRLTVQELWSSGTYDELRLVNNTMLRAVREERQLEAELAYNRNSLSVLRVTIKERKKHYNTDKWRIQSDISNLDKKLEKTKKLIDLEADYIQSWEMQCLNENDELLKEEANRLRQPIQLHDSTAIAKNVIFPELIANIGLILEKWERMYDIQVSAIDVDTLTLESEEEQENDKIKNLQEICDWMQITIDEFEERKQKYEERIRYEAHINMMATRIQAFWRGTMVRRFLGRYKYLRKLFGKKLKKRNKSKKNKLKKK, from the exons ATGGAGTTTCAGATGAATCGGGAATCGGAAGTTCTCAGGAATCAAAAGGAATTTCAGAGATTTCGGAAAAAGTTGTTTGAAGTGCACCTTAAACCTGGAAAAGTTATCGCGAAGAAATTTGAAAACTACATTGACGAGAATGAATACGAAATGCCATCGTCTGACGATATTCGGCCACCGCACGCCGACGGGACTGCAGCCCTGAGCGCGTTGGAAACGAATGAAGCCACCGCGGATGCCGATGATGTAACCACCACCGTGGACGTAACCACCGCCAAAGATCTAGAGTTGGCCAAGGACGGCGATAAAGAATCGCAACATGGAGTGGAGTCGACCGCGTGGATGGCTGGCATACTTGACGATAGCGCCGCGGCGATCGCTGATTATCACCGTGAATCGTTTAAGGAAACTCCCATAGCCGgttatgacgacgacgacgacgatgacgatgatgatgactATGGGGATGCCCATGACGACCATGCTGACGTAAACGAAAATGCACATGAGGAGATGAAACTGGAATGCGAGTC TGTTACAGATTATGAACGCGCTGGAACGAGCCTTCGGGAAATGCCGTCCCTCGACTACAGTCTCGACTCCAAAGACCCGTTTGCCGTATCACGGTTGATCGGGACGTCAGAGCTGACCGTCTACGAAGCGTTCGGGGCGGCGTGCGTGTTGGGCATATGGGTCGACCGTATCGGCTTGATGGACGCGATGGACGGGACGGGAACACTGCGCGACTTAGACCGTCATCCACCCTCCACCGCCACTGACGACGAGGAGCCCGATACCACGTCGGACCGCGGTAAGGTTACCAAGTTGCTGGCGTTTGTGAGGGACACTCTCCGGCTGACAGTCCAGGAGTTGTGGTCGAGCGGGACGTACGACGAGCTGCGCCTGGTCAATAACACGATGCTTAGGGCGGTGCGCGAAGAACGACAACTAGAAGCGGAGTTGGCGTACAACCGGAACTCGTTAAGCGTTTTGCGGGTCACGATAAAAGAACGGAAGAAACATTACaac ACTGATAAATGGCGCATTCAATCGGATATAAGCAATTTAGACAAAAAGTTAGAGAAAACCAAGAAGCTAATAGATTTAGAAGCCGATTATATACAGTCGTGGGAAATGCAATGTTTGAACGAGAATGACGAGTTATTAAAAGAAGAGGCAAACCGTCTCCGTCAGCCGATACAACTACACGATAGCACAGCTATagcaaaaaatgttatattcccTGAATTAATAGCAAACATAGGTCTCATTTTAGAAAAGTGGGAACGAATGTATGACATACAAGTGAGCGCTATCGACGTAGACACGTTGACTCTAGAAAGTGAAGAAGAACAAGAAAACGACAAGATAAAAAATTTGCAAGAAATCTGCGACTGGATGCAAATTACAATAGATGAATTCGAAGAACGTAAACAAAAATACGAGGAGCGCATAAGGTACGAAGCTCACATTAATATGATGGCCACTAGGATACAAGCGTTCTGGAGAGGTACAATGGTGAGGAGATTTTTGGGTCGTTACAAATATCTAAGGAAACTattcggaaaaaaattaaagaaaagaaacaaatcaaaaaaaaataaattgaaaaaaaaatga